One genomic window of Pecten maximus chromosome 3, xPecMax1.1, whole genome shotgun sequence includes the following:
- the LOC117324051 gene encoding probable G-protein coupled receptor 75, with amino-acid sequence MSDSMFEYREIREPPRTNCSQLPDSWHFKGHVHTASLAVCTVLIIFVLVLGCVGNGIVLLSALKWKKLRTNFDVLVLNLAGADFLTCTCLAPIFMFLLYSDPPTPVTFCGSILFMGTVSGMLSLLTLVAIALHRLSRVIGRARGSLTLKRTGVILGMIWIVSLSVSLGGTLHVTLDWNGQLGTCQPIINSPNRFQQNFVLFFLAPVTIVSFVVITLSYSVICWTVQKQGRLIPESGSSPKFPGDSHDSQTSEFLRDSPQKGCSPVTRNCCTCSSQSFVNKDNKALTMCLVVIFTMGLCWGPLIISQFIEIITGESIILYQVKLCGIALVFLNSALDPYIYAQHIGQMKHRYSRCFNSLVTCKSVSQRVVSRLPRGSQLGVDVSANKRTKSIRGGGGSTDNTKTAALVPSSNIKKLIEKCVSPSTTTVNQASVYRHNLLLHTNSCKHHTISPRIADCSTYVVEEGSRGVINGSCSQTTSKENQCLME; translated from the coding sequence ATGTCTGACAGCATGTTTGAGTATCGGGAGATTCGGGAACCTCCTCGAACTAACTGTAGCCAACTTCCCGACTCATGGCACTTCAAAGGACACGTACATACGGCTTCTCTGGCTGTGTGTACCGTGCTCATCATATTCGTACTTGTACTGGGCTGTGTGGGCAACGGAATTGTTCTCCTATCTGCTCTTAAATGGAAGAAGCTGCGAACAAACTTCGATGTGTTGGTGCTAAACTTAGCAGGGGCAGACTTCCTTACATGTACGTGTTTGGCCCCTATATTTATGTTCCTCTTGTATTCGGACCCTCCGACTCCTGTAACGTTTTGTGGGAGTATCCTGTTCATGGGGACGGTCAGTGGAATGCTATCGCTGTTGACCTTGGTTGCTATTGCCCTCCATCGCCTGTCCCGTGTGATCGGACGGGCCAGGGGCTCATTAACATTAAAACGTACTGGGGTAATTTTAGGGATGATCTGGATTGTGAGCCTGTCGGTTTCCTTAGGCGGGACGCTTCACGTGACGTTGGACTGGAATGGACAATTGGGAACGTGCCAACCTATTATCAACAGTCCCAATCGCTTTCAGCAAAATTTCGTCTTATTCTTCTTAGCACCTGTGACAATAGTGAGTTTCGTAGTGATCACTTTGTCTTATTCTGTGATTTGCTGGACAGTTCAGAAACAGGGGAGGTTGATTCCAGAGAGCGGATCGTCCCCGAAATTCCCCGGAGATAGTCACGACAGCCAAACTTCGGAATTCCTCCGGGACAGTCCACAAAAGGGCTGTAGTCCTGTGACCCGCAATTGTTGTACGTGTTCCAGCCAAAGCTTTGTGAACAAGGACAACAAAGCATTGACAATGTGTCTGGTAGTCATTTTTACAATGGGACTCTGCTGGGGACCTTTAATTATTTCGCAGTTTATCGAAATCATCACAGGAGAATCCATTATTCTTTATCAAGTGAAATTATGTGGAATAGCTTTAGTGTTTCTTAATAGTGCTCTTGACCCTTATATATACGCCCAGCATATTGGTCAAATGAAACACAGGTACAGTAGATGTTTTAATAGTCTAGTCACATGCAAATCAGTCAGTCAGCGAGTTGTGTCAAGACTACCTCGCGGTAGTCAATTAGGAGTGGACGTATCCGCCAACAAACGGACTAAGTCCATTCGGGGTGGTGGGGGGTCCACCGACAATACAAAGACAGCCGCATTAGTACCTAGTAGTAACATTAAAAAACTGATAGAGAAATGTGTGTCGCCCTCCACTACCACAGTTAACCAGGCCAGTGTTTACAGACACAACCTGCTCCTCCACACCAACTCATGCAAACACCACACAATCTCCCCCCGGATTGCCGACTGCAGTACGTACGTAGTGGAGGAGGGGTCAAGAGGGGTCATCAACGGCTCCTGTAGCCAAACGACATCAAAGGAAAACCAATGCTTAATGGAGTAA